In Scomber scombrus chromosome 17, fScoSco1.1, whole genome shotgun sequence, the following proteins share a genomic window:
- the apobb.1 gene encoding apolipoprotein Bb, tandem duplicate 1, whose amino-acid sequence MGDSKLCLLLLLSTSALAFAQDEDQPTCLLAKRYKTLHKYEYQYEAESLNTINGASQLKNGPKASCTVEIEVPQTCSFIVRTTGCSLSEVVDMDTDSNPVFSPAPGSDAFAAEMERYPLKVMVEGVYDVKLYPEDGETTTILNIKRGIISALAVPLLEEDKNKNMPTIHGMCKTYYTINAREDIATDISLNRDLSRCDKFVPMRDHTSPLALISGMHYPLSQLVRSSQTCNYKFDNEKKHMTSGSCTENHILIPFSHKGEYGVTNTGKQALTLVQVSPHNDRVFDRSDIAMGLHMEAVEDKTFVQDTTACLDLLRELATLPETEGERRAHLFHKIVTMVRGMKTETLSPAIPEALAVSRVLTYQVLAQCGTPECSSAIMQILRTFDSSSLEVDATVFAMGLVSNPSALLINDMLEMAKYKISKPIMYALSNVVKRFYKTEGKLIPEIYSVAEFMAAQLGDCSGDKDNTFMTLRVIGNMAPAVVPASPALRAAVIQCVNQPAASLAVQQAAIQVYRLTPVPEEGREVLMQVVLDSASPMQKRIAAYLVLMKDPQPSELAQLTVALPNEQDTQVRSFVISHITNILSSTQPETQELRQKIRDALQGNEIGPIMDPTKFSRNYKVGSVEGNMIFEGSSYLPKEVMLEMTLKAFGFDIDMMEIGMEGKGFEPTVDALFGENGFFPDTALKTMYFVSDNMPLRVNEILQNMLPALKKYSMNRMAKQNLMREVGRNLNKLVKELSNAQSPEAMVYLRLLGNELGYLKTNEMEEMAYSAAMMIDSMFKMVPTDLMKELMTKADNTIFAHYIFMDNEFFLPTVTGVPLRVALSGTFTPGIKGGLKIARQMSEVAFMPSAGIEFVTQIGSHIPEYVNSGLEMHTNIFHESGLTAKISMGQDQIKLTIPAPMTPTKLIKMTNNLVAVTGSEVKTIPPIVMDKVDVSECTPFFTGMKYCTALKYTDAFSQETAPYFPFTGDSKFAVELHPTGEVTEYTATVAYELLREGEEGRQKVDSVKFVLRAEGVEPTEARAIMKYNRRKNVITADFQIPDYDVEAGFRLGVVDGNTKGKGTHSISLDLLNKNIPQLSLVGRASLKAMKEGMLQVQLLVPSIKTDATFTANLKREEELELELESDIKVMDAKSEQKIAMKYDASKIEVEIKSDVNTETTILPNADVFEKYGNQLLDTQVGQTDMKVRHIFKKFVEAANTYMDKYGADIPYIQNFRVPDMPEISLPEKLFMNTEAKAVYYFNNERFTITIPLPLGGKSTEELNFPPALTTPHVSLPQFGLEITSMEIPIPELFVPESLTLSVPLFGKAELSTLMKSNLYDMEASMAAGKDVVETPSYSAKFDVKGTSPVDILSIKIEGSGMLATTDSIKAHVKSSLAHKFIEASFSIVEDATITDKINLRSSSKVEATSPFGLNIALEHTGMTVVNTEEIFANSKFDGMFNAGPLYGKTISTQSFNILPFRPEAKIDSSVQFDSTMVKAENTIAATLVNGEFSVVSNTNAFDNTLTHVVDLSFKDSKLSLKCDASALALGMTIRNQAEASAGAGEVVLRMETNADHSENRVYSLLTASLDVNGLAVNSDATVKLLENEGTHKITLTMNKDGLTTSGTTTLQSPLSLENTFSAGLDASRATLSINNKAAMRDIKVDNANTLIITLSSLDFNSKAEATASEYASYTHDINIDLKPYTASANVNNNFKLLAAHFMNEAQLQAELYKMDLTGSLKAIYGEEEIKHTYQVNYADMTANAKCSTTGKLFGTHMSHNTELEIIGLAARITNDARFNSQPMRFDHTIRCSIVPFDFNLDAIFNGDGDMTMYGKHSAQLYGKFLVKAQPLAFASSHECRASVTQQLDSGFSLETTFVNKMDTVLSLQEQKTSFTVKSKMNEHAFNQDMSVYNTDERIGMEMSNTILTNILNTDSIDNQEFTISGFLKYDKSTSSHIIRFPIIKNYPVILETIKDVVVHIAEALHNYINKEEIRAKLEAFPQYISEFVSQLNIDSKVIQLKQYFNDFTQQYVISMEDVEASLRNLNAVVAKMLTDISIYIQEFADMMKEIIARGGLPESLDFDIKPMVLYVIDTMMEMIQQIDLKGSSITYLRNIDNNYEIMFKLQMFLKEMKSFIETFDMSTHIAQLKSYIDKLVSQIPTDLFSDTANYITKTIQDLDIVDKINTFYAKMRDLIVKFEADKKVQALLEKVVGVIKQFKIDETTRAVAKMVKDAEIPTIFTEVLESTISYLKGTNVRDMIEQLNNGIEFIVEELKSLDYNTFVDLANRFIAKYTTYINELIRSLEIPQKLEATRDLANFVLSSARGFMDHLREIKVAEMMKSVKEMIDKVVFDDLKKFVSNLDVKRDIAAYLEVVSIYYTQLMTTVTNTLNYIVDIIKRVAPEQKFISEIHQIFDVLITELNNAELNTPSFIVPLTDLIVPSIKFRMDELQQFEIPTQLDIPEFTILGFHTVKSTTISYDDMKQRIIEIIDFIVNFEIKMVDVEAFFGDLTLNYLPSLPEINLPEITLSDISFPTIPEFPVEKLVKSLQVPELKLPTIPTEITVPCFGKLYGEINFQTPIYTVKASAEFQNSTENEMTPKFTGFITSQGISTSPSLEILNYKLDSTAHIALPKMSRVVLAETLNFNHLAIGVKHRASVTLYGPSAQANAETAIKVTTKSVTADFKNTAFIAIEGGVSATLDTTYHHLLDLPWDIRNEATLTQKVMARQVGYTLTLTVDNIVKVDSDESNHKSNLNLSFTPTIVTLTFSSDTDSTILKMKQQINAESGILTYFKFNIRNEAEAPIIKNSLVVASGHANLFDMKVELKANHDTELYGAVTGVLSNEINIVVQPIEFIFEFQNKGNGKVNYFETLTAKIDLQNDYSAIFKPDSQQMNTVALARLNQYKMFYNLTVGNNENEAGVFVAMESEANLDFLKSPISLPEFDLPFIDFHTPAITDLNLYEQTGLKHLLTTTEQTVDLDAKIVYQKIKAAPIVDIMGLIQIAPMSNMITELSLKSAIINLNVNAGLYAEDDLVFRLGATTTSVFESLKAKLDGTTSLTTKRGIKLANSLSLENRHIEGTHDSTVSMSTETFETAVSVTTVAKIALPILNLEANQNLVADTTTKANVVSTLTMKGDFNIPVIKAVGNAEADHNLKLEGTIEDVSMESTTKAKMDGTVLEDYVVLGVLGNDVNLFLNYDGLRSTSKIIADAKLSHATIPVIAMDIMENLAVEASLSRVYAVLKYAGNNEVNLFNFNTRGKHVAQATIDLAPVSSLTADIEIDMSQPSDLGDLTIYEKTVAEVTAAKQKISTITKFISPLYTTSQIAEVEGNAPVFKVTFKSSATSVIVFLEYDMDAFTTVNFENEALSMNSKVVLTHADLTMDVNHVIAQALRRKRQVDDSVSRQTLNVDITSPTFTDMNLRYAARRDGISASVSTPSTGFLGLQFNGRIPSQMSARFYGRYPSAPEVDVDILVIRSSSKDADKMNLQISYNMEAPKVILYELKTRFLYIISTFRVFADKYQITGNMEELMNSFVNRIHEVYNDAINYDLQMSQLSIFFRNIIVQYQKTVQVFLDAVIKMLRETQFKMLGSEEMTTLPEVLKKLTSSIAAMLDKTIKIIAENTEFYYTSFIENISNVKFRMPVGDAINGVQIIDQVKIAFKNTFDELVNFVQNMESLDTMLVKIGDTLKAIVEKSGEFVDSVKSDYLDAVFININVLYRNLIITIKNVVDEISALNMEQLNNAYEYIIDMFIYVVDQFNNTVYGFLQLASEEAQAYVKVSDGRLEIDLPFPFQQ is encoded by the exons ATGGGGGACTCAAAGCTCTGCCTTTTGCTGCTCCTGAGCACATCTGCCTTGGCTT TTGCCCAAGATGAAGATCAGCCAACCTGCCTGC TGGCCAAAAGATACAAGACTCTGCACAAGTATGAATACCAATATGAAGCGGAATCTCTGAATACTATCAACGGAGCCTCACAGCTCAAGAACGGACCCAAGGCCTCTTGCACG GTTGAAATTGAAGTGCCCCAGACTTGCAGCTTCATTGTCCGCACCACTGGCTGTAGCCTGAGCGAGGTTGTTGACATGGACACAGACAGCAACCCTGTGTTCAGTCCTGCTCCCGGCTCTGATGCCTTTGCTGCTGAAATGGAGAG aTATCCTCTGAAGGTTATGGTTGAGGGTGTGTATGATGTGAAATTGTACCCTGAGGATGGTGAGACAACAACCATCCTGAACATCAAGAGGGGTATCATCTCTGCCCTGGCTGTGCCTCTGCTGGAAGaagacaagaacaagaacatG CCCACCATCCACGGCATGTGCAAGACCTATTACACCATCAATGCTAGAGAGGACATTGCAACTGACATCAGTCTCAACAGGGATCTGTCCAGATGTGACAAATTTGTCCCAATGAGAGATCACACCAGCCCTCTGGCGCTCATCTCTGGCATG CACTACCCTCTTTCCCAGCTGGTCAGAAGCTCCCAGACCTGCAACTACAAGTTTGACAATGAGAAGAAACACATGACCTCTGGCTCCTGCACCGAGAACCACATCCTCATTCCCTTCTCACACAA GGGAGAGTATGGTGTTACCAACACTGGAAAGCAAGCGCTGACCCTGGTTCAGGTTTCTCCTCACAACGACAGAGTCTTTGACCGAA GTGACATTGCCATGGGTCTTCACATGGAAGCTGTTGAGGACAAGACTTTTGTCCAGGATACAACCGCTTGTCTGGACCTCCTGAGAGAACTGGCCACTCTGCCTGAGACCGAGGGTGAGAGGAGGGCCCACCTCTTCCACAAGATTGTCACCATGGTCCGCGGAATGAAGACTGAGACCCTGAGTCCTGCCATTCCTGAGGCTCTTGCAGTGTCCCGTGTCCTGACCTACCAGGTTCTGGCTCAGTGTGGAACTCCTGAGTGCAGCAGTGCCATCATGCAGATCCTCAGGACCTTTGACAGCTCATCTCTGGAGGTTGATGCCACTGTTTTCGCTATGGGACTTGTGTCCAATCCCTCTGCCCTCCTGATCAATGACATGCTTGAGATGGCCAAATACAAGATCAGCAAGCCCATCATGTATGCCCTGAGCAATGTTGTCAAGAG GTTTTACAAAACTGAAGGGAAACTGATCCCTGAGATTTACTCTGTTGCTGAGTTCATGGCAGCCCAGTTGGGAGACTGTTCTGGTGACAAAGACAACACTTTTATGACACTGAGG GTTATTGGAAACATGGCTCCAGCTGTGGTGCCAGCTAGTCCTGCACTCAGAGCTGCAGTGATCCAATGTGTGAACCAACCTGCAGCTTCCCTCGCTGTGCAGCAGGCCGCCATCCAAGTATACAGGCTGACTCCCGTGCCTGAAGAG GGCAGAGAGGTTCTCATGCAGGTTGTCTTGGACAGTGCTAGCCCCATGCAAAAGCGTATTGCTGCATATCTGGTACTTATGAAGGACCCCCAGCCAAGTGAACTGGCTCAACTGACTGTTGCCTTGCCCAATGAACAAGATACACAAGTCAGGAGCTTTGTGATCTCCCACATTACCAACATTTTGTCCTCAACTCAGCCTGAAACCCAAGA GCTGAGACAGAAGATTCGTGATGCTCTGCAAGGTAATGAGATTGGACCTATCATGGACCCCACCAAGTTCTCTCGCAATTACAAGGTTGGATCTGTGGAAGGCAACATGATCTTTGAGGGCTCCAGTTACCTGCCCAAGGAAGTCATGCTTGAAATGACTCTTAAGGCATTTGGCTTTGACATTGACATGATGGAG ATTGGTATGGAGGGCAAAGGATTTGAGCCAACTGTTGATGCCCTGTTTGGAGAGAATGGATTCTTCCCCGACACTGCCCTGAAGACAATGTACTTTGTGTCTGACAACATGCCACTCAGAGTCAATGAGATCCTGCAGAACATGCTGCCAGCTCTGAAGAAGTACAGCATGAACAGAATG GCTAAACAGAACCTGATGAGGGAAGTCGGACGCAACCTCAACAAACTGGTAAAGGAACTGAGCAATGCACAGTCTCCAGAGGCCATGGTGTATTTGAGACTCTTAGGAAATGAGCTTGGATATTTGAAGACCAATGAAATGGAGGAGATGGCTTACTCTGCTGCCATGATGATTGACAGCATGTTCAAGATGGTCCCTACAGAT CTAATGAAGGAACTGATGACTAAGGCTGACAACACAATCTTTGCCCACTACATCTTCATGGACAATGAATTCTTCCTCCCTACTGTCACTGGTGTGCCTCTGAGGGTTGCACTGTCTGGTACATTCACCCCTGGTATCAAGGGAGGACTTAAGATTGCTCGCCAGATG AGCGAAGTTGCCTTCATGCCCTCTGCTGGCATTGAGTTTGTAACTCAAATTGGCTCCCACATCCCTGAATATGTCAACTCTGGATTAGAGATGCACACCAACATTTTCCACGAGAGTGGGCTCACTGCCAAAATCTCCATGGGACAGGACCAAATCAAGTTGACTATCCCTGCTCCAATGACCCCTACCAAGCTCATCAAAATGAC AAACAACCTGGTGGCAGTGACTGGATCAGAGGTGAAAACAATCCCTCCCATTGTGATGGACAAGGTTGATGTTAGTGAGTGTACTCCCTTCTTCACTGGAATGAAATACTGTACTGCTCTGAAGTACACTGATGCTTTCTCTCAAGAGACAGCCCCATACTTCCCCTTCACCGGAGACAGCAA ATTTGCTGTGGAGCTCCACCCTACTGGTGAAGTCACTGAGTACACAGCCACCGTTGCCTATGAGCTCCTcagggagggagaagaaggcAGGCAGAAGGTTGACTCTGTGAAGTTTGTTCTGAGGGCTGAAG GTGTGGAGCCCACAGAAGCCAGAGCAATCATGAAATATAACAGAAGGAAGAATGTCATCACAGCTGACTTCCAGATCCCCGACTACGATGTGGAAGCTGGATTCAGACTGGGTGTTGTTGACGGAAACACCAAGGGCAAAGGAACTCACTCCATCTCTCTTGACTTGCTTAACAAGAACATCCCTCAGCTCTCCTTGGTTGGCCGTGCCAG TCTGAAGGCCATGAAGGAAGGTATGCTGCAAGTCCAACTTCTTGTCCCCTCAATCAAAACTGATGCCACTTTCACCGCTAACCTGAAGCGTGAAGAAGAACTGGAATTGGAGCTTGAGAGTGACATCAAGGTCATGGATGCCAAGTCTGAGCAGAAAATTGCAATGAAATATG ATGCCAGCAAGATTGAGGTTGAGATCAAGTCTGATGTGAATACTGAGACTACCATCTTGCCAAATGCTGATGTGTTTGAGAAGTATGGCAACCAACTTCTTGACACACAGGTGGGCCAGACCGACATGAAAGTCCGTCACATCTTTAAGAAGTTTGTGGAG GCCGCAAACACCTACATGGACAAGTATGGTGCTGACATCCCTTACATTCAGAACTTCAGAGTACCTGATATGCCTGAGATTTCTCTGCCGGAGAAATTGTTTATGAATAC TGAGGCAAAGGCTGTCTACTACTTCAACAATGAGCGCTTCACCATTACTATCCCTCTCCCACTTGGAGGAAAGTCAACAGAAGAGCTCAACTTCCCACCAGCTTTAACCACACCTCACGTGTCTCTGCCCCAGTTTGGACTGGAGATCACGTCCATGGAGATTCCAATCCCAGAGCTTTTTGTCCCTGAGAGCCTTACTCTGTCTGTTCCTCTTTTTGGCAAAGCTGAGCTTTCAACTCTGATGAAGAGCAACCTATATGACATGGAGGCCTCAATGGCTGCCGGCAAAGATGTAGTGGAAACACCTAGCTACTCAGCTAAGTTTGATGTGAAAGGAACTTCCCCAGTTGACATTCTGTCAATAAAGATTGAAG gcTCTGGAATGTTAGCCACCACTGATTCCATCAAGGCCCACGTGAAAAGCTCTTTGGCCCATAAATTTATTGAAGCCAGTTTTAGTATTGTTGAAGATGCAACCATCACAGACAAAATCAATTTGAGATCAAGCAGCAAGGTTGAAGCCACAAGTCCTTTCGGTCTCAACATTGCACTGGAGCACACTGGTATGACTGTAGTCAACACTGAAGAAATCTTTGCCAATAGCAAATTTGATGGAATGTTCAATGCAGGGCCCCTCTATGGCAAGACCATTTCAACCCAATCGTTTAACATCCTCCCATTCAGGCCAGAAGCAAAGATCGATTcttctgttcagtttgactcCACGATGGTTAAGGCCGAGAACACAATTGCAGCAACCCTTGTTAATGGTGAATTCTCAGTTGTGTCCAACACCAATGCCTTTGATAACACCTTGACCCATGTTGTTGACCTTTCCTTCAAAGACAGCAAGCTGTCACTGAAATGTGATGCCAGTGCTCTTGCTCTTGGTATGACAATCCGCAACCAGGCTGAAGCCTCTGCTGGTGCTGGTGAAGTTGTCCTTAGAATGGAGACAAATGCAGACCACTCTGAAAACCGTGTTTACTCTCTGCTGACTGCCTCTCTTGATGTCAATGGTCTGGCTGTAAACAGTGATGCCACTGTGAAGCTCCTTGAGAATGAGGGTACTCACAAGATAACTCTGACAATGAACAAGGATGGTTTGACCACAAGTGGAACAACCACCCTCCAGAGCCCCCTGTCCCTGGAAAACACCTTCAGTGCTGGGCTTGATGCTTCAAGGGCTACTCTATCCATTAACAACAAGGCTGCAATGCGTGACATCAAGGTTGATAATGCCAACACTCTGATAATTACTCTCTCTAGCCTTGACTTCAACTCAAAGGCTGAAGCCACTGCTAGTGAGTATGCCTCTTACACTCATGATATCAACATCGACCTGAAACCTTACACTGCTTCTGCCAATGTTAATAACAACTTTAAACTTCTGGCTGCCCACTTCATGAATGAGGCTCAACTGCAGGCAGAGCTTTACAAGATGGACCTGACTGGAAGCCTGAAAGCCATCTATGGTGAGGAAGAGATCAAGCACACCTATCAGGTTAACTATGCTGATATGACTGCTAACGCAAAGTGCAGCACCACTGGAAAACTCTTTGGCACCCACATGAGCCACAACACTGAGCTTGAAATTATTGGTCTTGCTGCCAGGATCACTAACGATGCCCGCTTCAACTCTCAGCCAATGCGCTTTGACCATACCATCCGTTGCAGCATTGTTCCTTTTGATTTCAACCTTGATGCCATCTTCAATGGTGATGGAGACATGACCATGTATGGAAAGCACAGTGCCCAGCTCTATGGCAAGTTCCTCGTCAAAGCACAACCCCTGGCTTTTGCTAGCTCACATGAATGCAGAGCATCAGTCACCCAGCAGCTAGATAGCGGATTTTCCCTGGAGACCACATTTGTCAACAAGATGGATACTGTTCTGTCACTTCAAGAGCAGAAGACTAGTTTTACAGTGAAGTCTAAAATGAATGAGCATGCCTTTAATCAGGACATGAGTGTTTACAACACTGATGAAAGAATTGGAATGGAAATGTCTAACACCATCCTCACAAACATTCTCAACACAGACTCCATAGACAACCAGGAATTCACCATCTCTGGCTTCCTTAAGTATGACAAGAGTACAAGCAGTCACATAATCCGCTTCCCTATAATTAAAAATTATCCTGTCATCTTGGAAACCATCAAGGATGTTGTTGTGCATATTGCAGAGGCACTGCACAACTACATCAACAAGGAGGAGATAAGGGCTAAACTTGAGGCTTTTCCCCAGTATATAAGTGAATTTGTTTCTCAATTGAATATAGATAGCAAGGTCATACAGCTTAAGCAGTATTTCAATGATTTTACCCAACAATATGTCATCTCCATGGAGGATGTAGAAGCCTCTTTGAGAAACCTGAATGCTGTTGTTGCAAAAATGCTCACTGATATCTCTATTTACATCCAAGAATTTGCTGATATGATGAAGGAGATTATTGCTCGTGGTGGCCTGCCTGAATCCCTTGATTTTGACATCAAACCTATGGTATTATATGTGATTGATACAATGATGGAGATGATCCAGCAGATTGACCTGAAGGGCTCTAGCATTACATATCTGCGTAATATTGACAACAACTACGAAATCATGTTTAAACTGCAGATGTTCCTGAAAGAGATGAAGAGCTTCATTGAGACCTTTGACATGTCCACACACATTGCTCAGCTGAAAAGTTACATTGACAAACTGGTGAGTCAGATTCCCACAGATTTATTCAGTGACACAGCAAATTATATTACCAAAACAATTCAGGACCTTGACATTGTAGACAAGATCAACACATTCTATGCCAAGATGAGAGACTTGATTGTAAAGTTTGAGGCTGACAAGAAGGTTCAAGCTTTGCTGGAAAAGGTTGTAGGGGTCATCAAGCAGTTCAAAATTGATGAAACTACTAGAGCTGTAGCCAAGATGGTGAAAGACGCAGAGATCCCTACTATATTCACAGAAGTCCTCGAGAGTACTATCTCTTATTTGAAAGGAACCAATGTGAGGGATATGATTGAACAACTGAACAACGGTATTGAATTCATTGTGGAGGAGCTGAAGTCATTGgattataatacatttgtgGATTTGGCCAATCGATTTATTGCTAAGTACACAACATACATAAATGAGCTAATCAGGTCTCTTGAAATCCCTCAGAAACTAGAGGCAACAAGAGATTTAGCCAACTTTGTCCTATCCTCTGCTAGAGGCTTCATGGATCACCTGAGAGAAATCAAAGTTGCAGAAATGATGAAATCAGTAAAGGAGATGATTGACAAGGTTGTGTTTGATGACCTTAAGAAATTTGTCTCAAATCTGGATGTCAAACGTGACATTGCCGCTTATCTGGAGGTGGTGAGCATATACTACACACAGCTCATGACCACTGTCACCAATACGTTGAATTATATTGTTGACATAATTAAGAGGGTCGCACCTGAGCAAAAGTTCATCAGCGAAATTCATCAGATCTTTGATGTTCTCATTACTGAACTGAATAATGCTGAGCTGAACACACCATCCTTCATTGTTCCTCTCACTGATCTCATTGTACCTTCCATAAAGTTCAGGATGGATGAGCTTCAGCAGTTTGAAATTCCAACACAACTGGACATCCCTGAGTTCACCATCCTGGGCTTCCACACTGTGAAATCCACCACAATTTCCTATGATGACATGAAGCAGAGAATCATTGAAATAATTGATTTCATTGTAAACTTTGAGATCAAAATGGTTGATGTGGAAGCTTTCTTTGGAGACCTAACACTGAACTACCTACCTTCCTTGCCTGAAATAAACCTCCCAGAGATCACTCTTTCTGACATCTCATTCCCTACCATTCCCGAATTTCCTGTAGAAAAGTTAGTTAAGTCTCTTCAGGTTCCTGAGCTCAAACTGCCAACTATTCCAACTGAGATCACAGTCCCATGCTTTGGTAAACTCTATGGTGAGATTAATTTCCAAACTCCCATCTACACTGTCAAGGCATCTGCTGAGTTCCAAAACTCTACTGAGAACGAAATGACACCTAAGTTCACTGGATTCATTACTTCCCAGGGCATCTCCACATCTCCAAGTTTGGAAATTCTGAATTACAAACTTGACTCCACTGCTCACATTGCACTCCCCAAAATGAGCCGTGTTGTTCTTGCAGAGACTCTAAACTTCAACCATCTTGCTATTGGAGTTAAACATCGGGCATCTGTTACTCTCTATGGCCCATCAGCCCAGGCAAATGCCGAGACTGCAATCAAGGTCACCACTAAAAGTGTCACTGCTGACTTCAAGAACACAGCCTTTATTGCTATTGAAGGGGGGGTATCTGCCACTCTCGATACAACTTACCATCATTTACTTGACCTCCCATGGGACATTAGAAATGAGGCCACTCTAACCCAGAAAGTAATGGCTCGCCAAGTTGGCTACACCCTCACACTAACAGTTGACAACATAGTCAAAGTTGATAGTGACGAAAGCAACCACAAGAGCAACCTAAATTTGTCATTCACTCCTACCATTGTGACACTAACTTTCTCTAGTGACACAGACTCTACAATCTTGAAGATGAAACAGCAAATTAATGCTGAATCTGGCATCCTTACCTACTTCAAGTTTAACATCCGCAATGAGGCAGAGGCACCAATCATAAAGAACAGTCTTGTTGTGGCATCTGGACATGCTAATCTTTTCGATATGAAGGTTGAGCTGAAGGCAAACCATGATACAGAATTGTATGGTGCAGTAACTGGAGTCCTGTCCAATGAAATCAACATTGTAGTCCAACCTATCGAGTTTATCTTTGAATTCCAAAACAAAGGAAATGGCAAGGTCAATTATTTCGAAACTCTGACTGCTAAGATAGATCTGCAGAATGATTATTCAGCCATCTTCAAACCCGACAGCCAGCAGATGAACACTGTAGCTCTGGCTCGTCTTAATCAGTACAAAATGTTCTACAACTTAACTGTTGGTAATAACGAAAATGAAGCTGGTGTCTTTGTTGCCATGGAAAGTGAAGCCAACCTTGACTTCCTGAAATCCCCCATCAGCCTTCCTGAGTTTGATCTGCCTTTTATTGACTTCCATACTCCAGCTATCACTGACCTGAATTTGTATGAGCAGACCGGATTGAAGCACCTTTTGACTACCACTGAACAGACTGTTGATCTGGATGCCAAGATAGTTTACCAGAAAATAAAGGCTGCCCCCATTGTTGATATAATGGGTCTGATCCAGATTGCCCCTATGAGTAACATGATCACAGAGCTGTCCTTGAAGTCTGCCATCATTAATCTGAATGTCAATGCTGGACTGTATGCTGAGGATGATCTGGTATTCCGTCTGGGAGCTACCACCACTTCTGTATTCGAGAGCCTAAAAGCCAAACTCGATGGTACCACCAGTCTGACCACCAAGAGAGGAATCAAGTTGGCCAATTCCCTGTCCCTGGAAAATCGTCACATTGAAGGCACTCATGACAGCACGGTCAGTATGAGCACTGAAACTTTTGAAACTGCTGTCTCTGTGACTACTGTTGCGAAGATTGCCCTCCCTATACTCAACCTGGAAGCAAACCAAAATCTGGTTGCAGACACTACAACCAAAGCAAATGTTGTTTCCACCTTGACAATGAAGGGTGATTTCAACATCCCTGTGATCAAAGCTGTTGGAAATGCAGAGGCAGACCACAATCTGAAGCTGGAGGGAACAATTGAAGATGTTTCCATGGAGTCAACAACTAAGGCAAAGATGGATGGCACAGTGCTTGAAGACTACGTAGTTTTGGGAGTCCTGGGTAATGATGTCAACCTGTTCCTGAATTATGATGGCCTACGTTCCACCTCCAAGATCATTGCTGATGCCAAACTTAGCCATGCCACCATCCCAGTCATCGCCATGGATATAATGGAGAATCTTGCTGTTGAAGCCTCCCTGAGCCGTGTATATGCAGTGCTGAAGTATGCTGGCAACAATGAAGTAAACCTGTTCAATTTCAACACCAGGGGGAAGCATGTGGCCCAGGCTACCATTGATCTTGCACCAGTGTCTTCCTTGACtgctgatattgaaattgatatGTCTCAGCCAAGTGACCTGGGTGATCTCACCATCTATGAGAAAACTGTTGCTGAAGTGACAGCCGCCAAGCAGAAGATCTCTACAATTACCAAGTTTATCAGCCCACTGTACACCACAAGCCAGATAGCAGAAGTTGAAGGCAATGCTCCAGTCTTCAAAGTCACCTTCAAGTCCTCTGCCACATCTGTCATTGTGTTCTTGGAATATGACATGGATG CTTTTACCACAGTAAACTTTGAGAATGAAGCTCTGAGCATGAATAGCAAGGTTGTCCTGACACACGCTGACCTGACCATGGATGTCAATCATGTCATTGCCCAAGCCTTGAG gAGAAAGCGCCAAGTTGATGACAG tgtctctcggCAAACATTGAATGTGGACATCACCAGTCCAACTTTCACTGATATGAATCTTCGTTACGCTGCTCGCAGAGATGGTATCAGCGCTTCAGTATCTACTCCATCCACTGGCTTCCTCGGCCTTCAGTTCAATGGCAGAATCCCATCTCAGATGAGTGCAAGATTCTATGGTCGTTATCCT TCTGCCCCAGAGGTTGATGTTGACATCTTGGTCATCAGATCATCTTCTAAGGATGCTGATAAGATGAACCTACAGATTTCCTACAACATGGAAGCACCCAAAGTGATTCTCTATGAACTGAAGACAAGATTCCTTTACATCATCTCTACATTCAGAGTGTTTGCTGACAAATACCAGATCACAGGGAACATGGAGGAGTTGATGAACTCTTTTGTTAACCGCATTCATGAGGTCTATAATGATGCCATCAACTATGACCTTCAAATGAGCCAGCTGTCAATTTTCTTCAGGAACATCATTGTCCAGTACCAGAAAACTGTCCAGGTCTTCCTGGATGCTGTAATCAAGATGTTGAGGGAGACCCAGTTTAAAATGCTAGGGTCTGAAGAAATGACCACTCTCCCTGAGGTCCTGAAGAAGCTGACCAGCAGCATTGCTGCTATGCTAGATAAAACTATCAAGATTATTGCTGAGAATACAGAGTTCTATTATACCTCCTTTATTGAGAATATCAGCAATGTGAAATTCCGCATGCCAGTTGGTGATGCAATTAATGGAGTCCAGATCATAGATCAGGTGAAAATAGCTTTCAAGAACACCTTTGATGAACTGGTGAACTTTGTGCAAAATATGGAGAGTCTTGATACAATGCTAGTGAAGATAGGTGACACTCTGAAGGCTATTGTTGAGAAATCTGGGGAGTTTGTTGATTCAGTTAAGTCTGACTATTTAGATGCAGTGTTCATCAACATCAATGTCCTCTATCGTAACCTTATCATAAccataaaaaatgttgttgacGAGATCTCTGCCCTAAATATGGAGCAACTCAACAATGCATATGAGTACATTATTGACATGTTCATCTATGTGGTGGACCAGTTCAATAACACTGTTTATGGTTTCCTTCAGCtagcttcagaggaggctcaaGCCTACGTGAAAGTTAGTGATGGAAGGCTTGAGATTGACCTTCCATTTCCCTTCCAACAGTGA